A segment of the Parasynechococcus marenigrum WH 8102 genome:
TCAACATATTGCGGACTGGTGTTAATTGGCATATGCGCTCTGCTTAACTCTTGACTGTCAACTCAGACAGATAGCATTCCGCCAGCTTTGCAGCAGTGTCAAGTGCTGAAGCTGATCTTGCGCCGTTGAAAGAGCAAGGGCGCAAAGCTATGGCTGGCCATGGACCAGAGCGAGGTCATCTGTGTGCATGAGGCTCTTCGGCTGTAACGGCCATACACTTGGGCGCCGGCTTGTGAGCGATGACTGAGGGAACCGGGCAGGCGACGGCGGGCGTCACCGTGGAGCATCACCTGCTGGCAGAAGTCGTCACGCGGCAGCTCGAGGCGATGCTCAGCGTTGGTAACTACGACGCAGTGAAGCTCCTGCTGGAGCCGGTGCAGCCGGTGGATGTGGCTGAGGCGATCGGCAATCTTCGGCAGAACCTTCAGGCCATTGCCTTTCGTCTGCTCAGCAAGGACGAGGCCATCAGTGTTTACGAGTACCTCGACACCGTCACCCAGCAGAATCTGCTGAGCCTGCTGCGCTCCGGCGAGATGCAGGAGGTGATGGAAGAGATGTCGCCGGACGATCGGGCGCGGCTGTTTGAAGAGTTGCCGGCCAAGGTGGTGCGTCAGCTGCTGGATCAGCTCAGCCCGGAGGAGCGCAAGGTCACCGCCGAGCTGCTCGGTTACGAAGCCGAAACCGCCGGTCGTCTGATGACGACTGAATACATCGCTCTCAAGGAGAACCAGACCGCCCTTGAGGCCCTTGACATCGTCCGTCGTCGTGCCCGCGACACCGAGACCATTTATTCCCTCTATGTCACTGACAACGAGCGCCGCCTCACCGGCATCCTGTCGTTGCGGGATCTGGTGACCGCTGACCCTCACACGTTGATCCGCGACGTGATGACGGAAGAGGTGCTCAGCGTTCGTACCAACACCGATCAGGAGAAGGTGGCCCGCACGATCCAGCGCTACGACTTTCTGGCGGTTCCCGTGGTTGATCTGGAGCAGCGGCTGGTGGGCATCGTCACCGTGGATGACGTGATCGATGTGATCGAGCAGGAGGCCACCCGTGACCTCTATGCCGCCGGCGCTGTGCAGGCCGGTGATGAGGACGATTACTTCAGCAGCAATCTGTTCACCGTGGCTCGCCGCCGGGTGGTGTGGCTGGCGGTGCTGGTGGTGGCCAGCTTTTTCACCTCCGAGGTGATTGCCGCCAACGAGGAGGTGTTGCAGAAGGTGGTGCTGCTGGCCGCCTTTATTCCGTTACTAGGAGGAACAGGAGGGAACGTGGGGGCCCAGAGCTCCACCGTGGTGATTCGCGGCTTGAGCACCCAAAGCATCAGTGCCCTGGGGCCGTTGAAGGCTGTGGGTCGTGAGGCAATGGCCGGCGCCCTGCTGGGGATTTTGATGATGATCCTGGTGGTGCCCTTCGCCTGGTGGCGCGGCGAAAGCCCGCTGGTGGGTTTGTCAGTCGGCATGAGCCTGCTGGCGATCACCACCCTGGCGGCCACCGCTGGTGCGGCTTTTCCACTGTTGTTCGACCGAATGGGGTTGGACCCGGCGCTGATGTCCACGCCGTTCATCACCACCTGCACGGACGTGGCCGGCACCCTGATCTA
Coding sequences within it:
- the mgtE gene encoding magnesium transporter, which codes for MTEGTGQATAGVTVEHHLLAEVVTRQLEAMLSVGNYDAVKLLLEPVQPVDVAEAIGNLRQNLQAIAFRLLSKDEAISVYEYLDTVTQQNLLSLLRSGEMQEVMEEMSPDDRARLFEELPAKVVRQLLDQLSPEERKVTAELLGYEAETAGRLMTTEYIALKENQTALEALDIVRRRARDTETIYSLYVTDNERRLTGILSLRDLVTADPHTLIRDVMTEEVLSVRTNTDQEKVARTIQRYDFLAVPVVDLEQRLVGIVTVDDVIDVIEQEATRDLYAAGAVQAGDEDDYFSSNLFTVARRRVVWLAVLVVASFFTSEVIAANEEVLQKVVLLAAFIPLLGGTGGNVGAQSSTVVIRGLSTQSISALGPLKAVGREAMAGALLGILMMILVVPFAWWRGESPLVGLSVGMSLLAITTLAATAGAAFPLLFDRMGLDPALMSTPFITTCTDVAGTLIYLKTAEWLLVNLPQLLTAAGISTQIAPVLLS